A DNA window from Falco peregrinus isolate bFalPer1 chromosome 8, bFalPer1.pri, whole genome shotgun sequence contains the following coding sequences:
- the EAF2 gene encoding ELL-associated factor 2 — MNGTVPSLFDPKERVLKLGETFEKQPRCAFHTVRYDFKPASIDMSCEGDLEVGKGEQVTITLPNIEGSTPPVTVFKGSKKPYLKECILIINHDTGECRLEKLSSNITVKKTRAEGSSKVQSRLEQQQQQMRNASKIPNNVKNSPPKEKMFPSSPMDDIERELKAEASIMDQLSSSDSSSDSKSSSSSSSSSENSSSDSEDEEMKPSLPMSMPYLQPQPTVSAIPQQAVPDKDASHNRSQESSGHMMNTLRNDLQLSESGSDSDD; from the exons ATGAACGGGACGGTCCCCTCGCTTTTCGACCCCAAGGAGCGGGTGCTGAAGCTGGGCGAGACTTTCGAGAAGCAGCCGCGCTGCGCCTTCCACACCGTCCGCT aTGACTTTAAGCCTGCGTCCATTGATATGTCCTGTGAAGGAGACCTTGAAGTTGGCAAAGGTGAACAGGTGACAATAACACTGCCTAATATTGAG GGCTCAACTCCACCAGTGACTGTGTTCAAGGGCTCAAAGAAACCTTACCTAAAAGAATGTATCTTAATTATCAACCATGACACTGGAGAATGTCGCCTGGAGAAACTTAGTAGCAACAtcactgtgaaaaaaaccaG AGCTGAAGGAAGCAGTAAAGTCCAGTCTCGCTTagagcagcaacagcaacaaatgCGAAATGCAAGTAAGATTCCAAACAACGTTAAAAATTCTCCaccaaaagaaaagatgtttccATCTTCTCCTATGGACGATATTGAACGAG AGCTAAAAGCAGAAGCCAGTATCATGGACCAGCTGAGTAGCTCTGACAGTTCATCTGACTCTAAAAGTTCTTCGTCCTCTTCATCAAGTAGTGAAAATAGTTCTAGTGATTCTGAAGATGAGGAAATGAAGCCCTCTCTTCCTATGTCAATGCCGTATTTGCAGCCGCAGCCTACTGTGTCTGCCATACCACAACAGGCTGTCCCTGACAAAGATGCCAGTCATAACAGATCCCAAGAGAGCAGTGGTCATATGATGAATACACTAC GAAATGACTTGCAGCTGAGCGAATCTGGAAGCGATAGTGATGACTGA